The Microcaecilia unicolor chromosome 6, aMicUni1.1, whole genome shotgun sequence genome includes a window with the following:
- the COPRS gene encoding coordinator of PRMT5 and differentiation stimulator isoform X3, with protein MQLEDQAIAVAVEGKCQTEQKASFSGNSTMMWKPQREYLQKKVQSHSDGSFCWPERAASLTGNVESAGDATDSDASSETSFAEDYDEGMDKYNEADVDDLDVEFEACDPANAFIPEVRMDMEYEKEDWDKELNADDPYGMSFFTSSRL; from the exons ATGCAGTTAGAAGATCAG GCAATAGCAGTTGCAGTTGAAGGCAAATGTCAAACTGAACAAAAGGCATCCTTTAGTGGAAATAGTACTATGATGTGGAAACCCCAAAGAG AATATTTGCAAAAGAAAGTTCAAAGCCATTCCGATGGCAGTTTTTGCTGGCCTGAGCGTGCTGCCAGTCTGACTGGGAACGTGGAAAGTGCTGGGGATGCGACGGATTCTGATGCTTCCTCGGAGACCTCATTTGCTGAGGATTACGATGAAGGCATGGACAAGTATAACGAAGCTGACGTTGATGACTTGGATGTGGAGTTTGAGGCTTGTGATCCTGCCAACGCCTTCATCCCTGAAGTGAGAATGGACATGGAGTATGAAAAAGAAGATTGGGATAAGGAGCTGAATGCAGATGATCCTTATG